The genomic stretch GGGCTTCAAGGTGGAGGCGGAGACGGACGGCCGCGTGCTGGTGGATGCGACCGACTTCGCGTTGCGCGACGCTCACGGGGTGGCGCGCACGCTCAAGCAGACGAAGCAGGGCGACTTTCGCCTGGACCCCGCCCGCAGCGCCGTGTATCCCCCGCGGACAAAGGCGTTCCCGCGGAACACGGAGATCGAGGCGACGCTCACCTTCGCGGGCGACGCGCCGGGCGAGTGGGTGCGCGACGTGGCCCCCACGCCCGAGGCGCTGACGGTGCGCGAGCGGCAGTCGTTCGTGGCCCTGCCCGAGCCGGGCTTCGTCCCCCGCCGCAGCGACCCGCGCGCGGGCTACTTCGGCATCCAGTACGCGGACTACGCGCAGCCGTTCTCGCAACCGCTCGTCCAGCGCTTCATCACCCGGCACCGGCTGGAGAAGCGGGACCCGAACGCGGCGGTCTCGGACCCGGTGAAGCCCATCGTGTACTACGTGGACCGCGGCGCGCCGGAGCCCATCCGCACGGCGCTGCTGGAGGGTGCGCGCTGGTGGAACCAGGCGTTCGAGGCGGCGGGCTACCGCAACGCCTTCCGGGTGGAGCTGCTGCCGGAGGGCGCGGACCCCATGGACGTGCGCTACAACGTGATCCAGTGGGTGCACCGCGCCACGCGCGGCTGGAGCTACGGCTCGTCCGTCACCGACCCGCGCACGGGCGAGATCATCAAAGGGCACGTCTCGCTCGGCTCCCTGCGGGACCGGCAGGACTTCCTGATCGGCGAGGCGCTCACGCAGCCGTACGGCGCCAGCGACGACGTACCCGAGGCGCTGAACGCGCTGGTCCTGGCCCGCATCCGCCAGCTCGCGGCGCACGAGGTGGGGCACACGCTGGGGCTGGCGCACAACTACATCGCCAGCGCGCAGGGCCGCGCGTCGGTGATGGACTACCCTCACCCCGTGGCGACGCTGGCGGCGGACGGGCGCGTGGACGTCTCCAACGCGTACCCCGAGGGCATCGGCGCGTGGGACAAGGTGGCGATCACGTACGGGTACGCGCAGGTGCCGCCTGGCGCGGGCGAGGCGGCGGCGCTCACGCGCGTGATCGACGAGGCGCGGGCGCGGGGCCTCACCTTCCTGACCGATCAGGACGCGCGGCCGGCGGGCAGCATCCACCCGCAGGTGCACCTGTGGGACAACGGGACGAGCAGCGCGGCGGAGCTGGACCGGGTGATGCGCGTGCGCCGCGCGGCGCTGGACCGCTTCGGCGAGGCGGCCATCCGCCGCGGTACGCCGCTGGCCACGCTGGAGGAGGCGCTGGTGCCGCTCTTCCTCTTCCACCGCTACCAGGTGGAGGCGGCGGCCAAGGCGGTGGGCGGCCAGTACTACACGTACGCCCTGCGCGGCGACGGCCAGCAGCCGGTGCGCCCCGTGCCCGCGGCCGAGCAGGAGCGGGCGATGGCGTCGCTGCTCGCCACGCTGGACCCGGCGCAGCTGGCGCTGCCCAGACCGCTGCTCTCCATCATCCCGCCGCGGCCGGCCACCTTCGAGCCGCACCGCGAGCTGTTCGAGCGCTACACCGGCCTGGCGTTCGACGCGGTCTCGCCCGGCGCGGCGGCGGCGGACATCACGGTGGGGATGATCCTGCAGCCGCAGCGCGCGGCGCGCCTGGTGGAGCAGCACGCGCTCGATCCCTCGCTGCCGGGGCTGAACGGCACCATCGACCGCCTGGTCGCCGGCGCGTGGGACCGGCGCCCCGCCACGCCGTACGAGGCGGAGATCAATCGCGCGGTCGAGCGCGTGATCGTGGACCGGCTGATGGACCTCGCCGCGACGGCGCCGATGCCGCAGGTGCGCGGCGGGGCGCAGCTCGCCCTTCGCCAGCTGCGCGACCGCATGCACCTGTCCGGCGCCACGAACGCGGCCGACCGCGCCAACGCCGAGCTGATCGAGAGCGACATCGCCCGTTTCCTGGAGCGCCCGTACGACCCGGCCAAGCGCCTGGAGCCCATCTCCCCGCCCCCCGGCAGCCCCATCGGCGACGAGGACGAGTTCTGATCGGGAGCGCAGATGCCTTTCCCCATCAGCCGGAGCGGCACCGTCACCGTCCCGCTCGATCCCGGCGCGGAGCAGACGACGGATGCGGTCCTGTCGCGCATCGCCACCGCCCTGGTCGAACGTGGCGCCGACCCGCCGGTGCGGGAGGGTGATGCGTGGAGTTTCCGGGTTCGGCCCAGGGCCACGTTCGGCAAGCCGAGGACCCGGTTCATGGGCGCGCTTTCGGAGATCACGATATGGATCTCGGTCGATTCGCGGTCCGCGATCATCCGCTACCACCTGCGACACAAGTGGCTGGTCCAGGCGCTGATGGCGGCCGGGGTGGCGCTTTTCGACTGGCACTCGCCGGCGCGGATGTGCGGGGTCTTTCTAATCGGCTGGTCCTGGCTTTGTGCGCCGACCTACCTCCTGTCCAACTATGCGTTTCCGCGGTTTCTCCGCGCGACTGCGCTCGCCGGCCCGCTGCCGCCGCGGTCCGAAACCGCGGTGCGCGGCCGCGATCCCGGCTCGCGCGCACTGAACGACCAGTCTCCATCGTCTGAACCTTTGCTCCACGGTGACGTCGATGGGCGGCCGCTCGCCTCGCGTTTGAAGCACGAAGAAGCTTGATATGGCGTCCGCGGCGATGTTGATTACCAATCACTATCGCAGCCCCGCCGGACATCCATCTACGCTGGAGTTTGCACCATGCTCCGCAGCATCCTCGCGGTTGCGGCCGGTTTCGTGGCGATCTTCGTGCTCTCGGTAGGCACGGATTTGATCGTGCACATGCAGCTCCCGCAGGCTTTCGACGCGGCGGGCCACACGAGCGACGCCACGGTGCTGGCGCTGACGATCGTGTACGTGGGCATCTTCGCGACCGCGGGCTGCTACCTCGGGGCGCGGCTCGCGCCCAATCGGCCCATGCGGCACGCGCTGGTCCTGGGACTTCTCGGCCTCGCCTTCAGCATCGCGGGCACCGCGGCGGCCTGGGACACCGCGCCGGCGTGGTATCACGTCGTCTCGCTCGTCCTGGTGATGCCGTACGCCTGGGCAGGCGGCCGCCTGGCCGAGCTCCGCGACGCGCGCCACGCATCCCCCGTCCCCAACGCCCTCGCCTGACCGCGTTCGGGAGATGCACGGCGGCCGATCATCGCCTCGCATCCCCCGAAAACGATCGGCATGGCGGAAGATGAAGAGCCGGCGACCCTGCCTCGGTCGCCGGCTTTTCGTCCATCAACGATCCCCCGTCTTGGTAGGGGAGCACCTGCGTGTGCTTCCGCCTCTCGGTCGCGACATCACCGGACGAAGCCGCGTCGGCGCTGCGGATGTATCGC from Longimicrobiaceae bacterium encodes the following:
- a CDS encoding zinc-dependent metalloprotease, with the protein product MTSVRIRRIAALLIAVAASPAAPRISLAQNTQQTQAQAGPLPSIAAKTQGMERQDGFLPLYWDERGGKLWLEIPRMEQEMIYVVSLPVGIGSNDVGLDRGQLGGERIVKFQRVGPRVLMVQPNLGFRAVTENADERRDVEESFATSVLWGFKVEAETDGRVLVDATDFALRDAHGVARTLKQTKQGDFRLDPARSAVYPPRTKAFPRNTEIEATLTFAGDAPGEWVRDVAPTPEALTVRERQSFVALPEPGFVPRRSDPRAGYFGIQYADYAQPFSQPLVQRFITRHRLEKRDPNAAVSDPVKPIVYYVDRGAPEPIRTALLEGARWWNQAFEAAGYRNAFRVELLPEGADPMDVRYNVIQWVHRATRGWSYGSSVTDPRTGEIIKGHVSLGSLRDRQDFLIGEALTQPYGASDDVPEALNALVLARIRQLAAHEVGHTLGLAHNYIASAQGRASVMDYPHPVATLAADGRVDVSNAYPEGIGAWDKVAITYGYAQVPPGAGEAAALTRVIDEARARGLTFLTDQDARPAGSIHPQVHLWDNGTSSAAELDRVMRVRRAALDRFGEAAIRRGTPLATLEEALVPLFLFHRYQVEAAAKAVGGQYYTYALRGDGQQPVRPVPAAEQERAMASLLATLDPAQLALPRPLLSIIPPRPATFEPHRELFERYTGLAFDAVSPGAAAADITVGMILQPQRAARLVEQHALDPSLPGLNGTIDRLVAGAWDRRPATPYEAEINRAVERVIVDRLMDLAATAPMPQVRGGAQLALRQLRDRMHLSGATNAADRANAELIESDIARFLERPYDPAKRLEPISPPPGSPIGDEDEF